In the Nitrospiria bacterium genome, ACAATTCTACAAATTTTGAGTGTGTCGCTGTTCGAAAAAACCCCAATATTACAAGCGCTTTCTTCGATTGATTACGAAGATGAAACCATTGATGACGATAACCAATTGAATTTATTTGTATAACGTTGGGACAGTAGTGAATTTAAATGATAAATCCGTGAAGGATCATTTCTTTCGCAAAAATTTGTTTAAATGTCAGGAATTTGCTTATCCTTTTTCTGAAAAGAAAGTAACTTTCAGAAAAAAGCAAGACTCCTCGCGGGTTTAAAACAAATTTGAACAAATCTAGGGACTCTACTTCCAAATTTAAGGAAAAGACCCTTTTTACCGATAAACCATTTGTCAAACCTAAAAACCTCTAACCCATTAATATCCAATGAAATAAAGACATTTCAGCTCATTTAAAGAAAAAGAAATTAATCTGGGCACCGAAAATGCACCCTAAAAACCACAAAAATATTATTTATGAAAAAGGCAAACCATCCGAAAGGGTGGGACGCAAAGCCGCGAGGCCTCGGTAGAAATGCTCCAACGTTTCTACAGGGCAAGTCGGGTTGCCATAGGTGTTATGCTTTTAAAAAAGTGATGCGCTTATTGCAACCCATTCTAATCTAGAATGGGTTTTTTTTATTAAAATTGCTTTAAAACATTTTAACTCTTGACAAGAATAAAAAAGGGGTGTAACTTGCAACATTATTATAATGGAGCTTTAAATTATTTTTTACCTTTGCTCAGAGCAAACCCATCGAAAGATGGGGGCGCAGAGTAACGGGGCTAAATCCAAAAGTTAGGATATGCCTGCCGAGCCGCCAAAGGAAATTTCCTTGGCGGTTTTTTTATGAGATGGGAGGGACATTCAGTTATGAAATGCCAAAAATTAAAACCCAATCCTTCTTTAGTCACCTGTTCCTTTTTAATTTTATTTTTTTCTTTCGCCCCAATAGCGAATGCAGGTGAGGCTACTTTATCCTGGAATTCTAATAATGAACCCGATTTAGCCGGTTACAAAGTTTATTATGGTACCTCCTCAGGCCAGTACGGTACTCCAAGCGATGTGGGAACTCAAACCACACATACCTTATCTGGAATACCAGCCGGCGAATATTTTTTTGCGGTCACCGCTTATGACACCTCAGGAAATCAAAGTGGTTTCTCTCAAGAAGTAAGTAAAACGATTCTTGATGGTGGAGGATCCCAACCCGTAGCAAATTCCGGAACAAGCGCCGGTGGGTGCGGTTTCCTAAAAAACTCAAATGCATCCAGTAAGAAACCCACTGATTTTGCCATGTTCCTTGTACCGATCGGGTTAGTTTTGCGATTGTTTTTTAATAAATTTTTACAAAAAGGAGATTTTGTCGTTGTAAGAAGATAGTTCTTTTACATACCTAAGCGTATATAACCTTTGCTCAGAGCAAACCCATCGAAAGATGGGGGCGCAGAGCGCTGGAGCTAATTCCGATTCAGGATATGCTCGCCGAGCCGCCAAAGGATCAATTTTGGCGGCTTTTTTTGTGCCATATCATGTAAGGGATGGAGATTATGAAAAAAAACAAATATAATTTTGGAATTCTAACGAAATCTTTATTAACTCTTTTTCTAATTGGAAACACCCCGGGAGTTTTTGCGGGTGAAGCCCTCCTTTCCTGGAATCCTAATACAGAATCTGATTTGGCAGGATACAAAGTCTACTATGGGGTTGCATCAAATACCTACGGCTCTCCTATAGATGTTGGGAACCAAACCTCTTACACCATTACCGGATTGGGGAACGGAACCTATTATTTTGCGATAACTGCGTACGATACATCTCTCAATGAAAGCGGTTTTTCTTTGGAAGTCAGCCACCTTATATCGGACAATGCC is a window encoding:
- a CDS encoding fibronectin type III domain-containing protein, encoding MKCQKLKPNPSLVTCSFLILFFSFAPIANAGEATLSWNSNNEPDLAGYKVYYGTSSGQYGTPSDVGTQTTHTLSGIPAGEYFFAVTAYDTSGNQSGFSQEVSKTILDGGGSQPVANSGTSAGGCGFLKNSNASSKKPTDFAMFLVPIGLVLRLFFNKFLQKGDFVVVRR